A single window of Desulfovibrio sp. G11 DNA harbors:
- the ahbB gene encoding siroheme decarboxylase subunit beta, which yields MSHQFSPEEQAVLRIVQANLPDSLTPYADLAEQAGMTEAQVLELLGRLKASGAIRRFGASIKHQKTGWTHNAMVAWKVTPDQVDDCGRKAAEHSHISHVYYRPSSAPDWPYEMYTMIHGRSEAECLGVVEDVKRTTSLKEHAILRSLKELKKTSMTYFT from the coding sequence ATGAGCCATCAATTCAGCCCAGAGGAACAAGCCGTTCTGCGCATTGTGCAGGCCAACCTGCCCGACAGCCTGACCCCCTATGCCGATCTGGCAGAGCAGGCGGGCATGACAGAAGCGCAGGTGCTTGAACTGCTTGGCCGCCTCAAGGCGTCCGGGGCCATCCGTCGCTTCGGGGCGAGCATCAAGCACCAGAAAACAGGTTGGACCCACAACGCCATGGTCGCGTGGAAGGTCACGCCCGACCAGGTGGACGATTGCGGCCGCAAGGCGGCAGAGCACAGCCATATTTCGCACGTCTATTATCGCCCCAGCTCCGCCCCTGACTGGCCCTACGAGATGTACACCATGATACACGGCCGCAGCGAGGCTGAATGCCTGGGCGTTGTTGAGGACGTCAAGCGCACGACTTCCCTGAAAGAGCACGCCATCCTGCGCAGCCTCAAGGAACTGAAAAAAACTTCCATGACTTATTTTACCTAG